The nucleotide window ACGCCAGCAAAATCCCAGAGCAAAGGCATATTATAGTAAGAATTTTCTTAAGCATCTTCGCCTTGAGTTAACTTTTTAATAAGCTCTTTGACGCTAATTAGCTCTTTTAATTTATAACCGTTTGCACCTGTAAAAAATAATCCAGTCTCTCTTACGCCACTTACTGCATCATAGAGACGATTTGCTATACAATATCCCACTTTTTTAGCCTCTTTACCATGTTCACATGGCGCCACGCAATTGCTTATGCACTTTATTTTTGGGGCAATTTTTTGCTCGATTAGCTTAAATAAATTTGATTTTATGCCACGCGCCGGATAGCCCACTGGGCTTTTTATAAGCTCAATATCATCTTTTGTTGCTTCTATTAGCACTTGCTTAAAAGTAGGATGAGCATCGCATTCGTGAGTGCCGATAAATCGTGTCCCCATCTGCACGCCATCAGCACCTAATGCCATAACACGCTCAATGTCAGATTTATCCCATATCCCACCAGCTGCAATGAGTGGGAAATCACCCCACTGTGCTATTTCTGCTTTAACTTGCGGTATAAGCTTTTCTAAGCTATATTCTGGATCTAGACACTGCTCGTAGGTAAATCCCTGATGTCCACCACTAAGAGGCCCTTCTAGCACAACAGCATCAGGCAGGCGATTATAGCGCTGCTGCCAGCGCTTGCAGATGATTTTTAGAGCCTTTGCAGAGCTAACAATGGGCACAAGCGCCACGTCTTTAAAGCCTTGAGTAAACTCTGGTAAATTTGTAGGTAGCCCAGCGCCACTTACTATTATATTTATGCCAGCCTCGCAAGCGTCCCTTGCTATCCTAGCATAATCATTTGCCGCACACATTATATTTGCACCAAGCGGACTATCGCCACAAATTTTACGAGCATTTTCGACTATTTTTGCAAAGGCTTTTGAGCAATAAAAACTCTCGCTTCCCAGCGGTTTGCCCTCAAGCTCGCGCTGTGCATAGGCCAGCTTGTCGTAATAGCCCGTCCCAACAGAGCTAATAATACCAAGCGCACCCTCCGCACTCACTGATCCAGCTAGCCTATCCCAGCTTATACCAAGCCCCATGCCACCCTGAAATATAGGGTGCTTTATCTCATATTTGCCTATTTTTAGTGGCTTCATTATTTTACCTTTAGTTTTGCGAATTTTCGCTTGCCTACTTGCAAGACATATTCTCCAGCCTCTAAATAAAGCTGCTCATCTGTGATTTTTTCCTGATTTATGCTGACTGAGTTTGCCTTTATATCACGGCGAGCTTGAGAATTTGAAGCTGATAACTCGCAATGTGAAAGAGCTGCAACTATCCAAACTGGCGCACCTAACTCATACTCACTCATCTCATCAGGTAGTCCGCCAGCTGAGTGAATTTTATCAAACTCAGCCTTTGCGCTAAGGGCTGCTTCTTTGCCATGATAACGCTCCGTAATCTCAAGCGCTAGGGCTTCTTTTACTGCTTTTGGATGGATTTTTCCGTCTTTTACGCCATCTTTTAGCTCATTTATTTCGATTAAGCTCTTTACGCTTAAAAGCTCATACCAGCGCCACATAAGCTCATCGCTAATACTTAATGTTTTTGCAAACATATCATTTGCGCTATCCTCAACACCTATGTAGTTATTTAGGCTTTTGCTCATTTTATTTACGCCATCAAGCCCCTCAAGCAGCGGCATCATCACCACAGCCTGCTCCTTACCCACGCCATAAATTCGCTGAAGCGTGCGCCCCATTAAA belongs to Campylobacter sp. 19-13652 and includes:
- a CDS encoding nitronate monooxygenase; translation: MKPLKIGKYEIKHPIFQGGMGLGISWDRLAGSVSAEGALGIISSVGTGYYDKLAYAQRELEGKPLGSESFYCSKAFAKIVENARKICGDSPLGANIMCAANDYARIARDACEAGINIIVSGAGLPTNLPEFTQGFKDVALVPIVSSAKALKIICKRWQQRYNRLPDAVVLEGPLSGGHQGFTYEQCLDPEYSLEKLIPQVKAEIAQWGDFPLIAAGGIWDKSDIERVMALGADGVQMGTRFIGTHECDAHPTFKQVLIEATKDDIELIKSPVGYPARGIKSNLFKLIEQKIAPKIKCISNCVAPCEHGKEAKKVGYCIANRLYDAVSGVRETGLFFTGANGYKLKELISVKELIKKLTQGEDA
- the tyrS gene encoding tyrosine--tRNA ligase, whose translation is MDIGSILAEIKRGTAEIIDFERIESLIKNFYEKGEKFFIKAGFDPTAPDLHLGHTVVLNKMALLQKHGAIVQFLIGDFTAQIGDPTGKSATRKKLDADTVAKNAQTYKNQVFKILDPEKTEVMFNSKWLNELGAAGIVELTSTFAVARMLERDDFEKRYKAGSSISISEFLYPLLQGYDSVAMKCDIEMGGTDQKFNLLMGRTLQRIYGVGKEQAVVMMPLLEGLDGVNKMSKSLNNYIGVEDSANDMFAKTLSISDELMWRWYELLSVKSLIEINELKDGVKDGKIHPKAVKEALALEITERYHGKEAALSAKAEFDKIHSAGGLPDEMSEYELGAPVWIVAALSHCELSASNSQARRDIKANSVSINQEKITDEQLYLEAGEYVLQVGKRKFAKLKVK